Proteins co-encoded in one Chitinophagales bacterium genomic window:
- a CDS encoding ATP-dependent Clp protease proteolytic subunit — translation MDFGNEFRKYAVQHKGLNSLTVDQFVNHTNTNASNVSPKGMTPYIIEERPMNVAQLDVFSRLMMDRIIFMGVPVTDQAANIIQAQLLFMESVDPNRDISIYINSPGGSVIAGLGIYDTMQYIMPDVNTICTGMAASMGAVLLAAGAKGKRTCLQHSRVMIHQPMGGMQGQVSDMEISYKLIMQMREELYNILSHHTGQDFEKISKDSDRDYWMRALEAKEYGIVDEVLTRSKGKDDK, via the coding sequence ATGGATTTTGGAAACGAATTCAGAAAATATGCTGTCCAACATAAAGGATTGAATAGCTTGACGGTAGACCAATTTGTAAACCATACCAATACGAATGCAAGCAATGTGTCGCCTAAGGGTATGACTCCTTATATCATTGAAGAACGTCCGATGAATGTAGCTCAATTAGACGTGTTTTCTCGATTGATGATGGATCGTATTATTTTTATGGGTGTTCCTGTGACCGATCAGGCTGCAAATATCATTCAAGCGCAGTTGTTGTTCATGGAATCGGTTGATCCCAATCGTGATATTTCTATTTATATCAACAGTCCAGGTGGTTCTGTGATTGCAGGATTGGGTATTTATGATACCATGCAATACATTATGCCTGATGTGAATACTATCTGTACGGGTATGGCAGCTTCAATGGGAGCCGTACTTTTGGCTGCAGGTGCTAAGGGTAAGCGTACTTGCTTGCAGCATAGTCGAGTGATGATTCACCAACCGATGGGCGGAATGCAAGGTCAAGTTAGTGATATGGAGATTTCTTATAAGTTGATTATGCAAATGAGAGAAGAACTCTACAATATTTTGAGCCATCACACAGGACAAGATTTTGAGAAAATCTCAAAAGATAGTGACCGTGATTATTGGATGCGTGCTTTGGAAGCTAAAGAGTATGGTATTGTGGATGAGGTTCTTACAAGAAGCAAAGGCAAAGACGATAAGTAG
- a CDS encoding trigger factor, protein MQVNKEILENGLGLIKLTIEPGDYQEAVNNELKNLRKKAQIKGFRAGMVPMGVVKKMFGKSVFAEQLNKVLEEQLNNFLKETEWEILANPVMMDNDMDKMDVDGDKNYTFDFEVALKPSIEIPLLNDSDTVFDNYQIEVADDLLDEEISRLQKQYGTSEEVENDIDESDSLEVSFVELDAEGNVKEEGVENTTWIAVDMLKEEGPRESVLALKKGDSIDIDIFEAFDREDNQISSVLLDLDVDDDGDFIETSGKFRMTIKTVKRLKKAAIDKELFMKVFGLEDDTVLESEDEETAVVNSESLVPEIVTPEFFREKIKESLARQYDDQTSSRLWLRLREHIVATTQVDLAEKSIRSMWFFNNKDEKIEDKESAFADYFNDLKWRVILEDLAKHFEIEIDNNLIISETIKEVSSMFRMYMGGQGIPDDFLKQLVESRLQDEEYVRNMSAKVIEKQVALKLRETVSLNTIGLSVDEYNDLLKKDNEVESVDENSSIEEAVVENKETEDTVVVAEEES, encoded by the coding sequence ATGCAAGTTAACAAGGAAATACTTGAAAATGGTCTTGGTTTGATAAAATTGACGATTGAACCTGGCGATTATCAAGAGGCGGTCAATAATGAACTGAAAAACCTGAGAAAGAAGGCGCAAATTAAGGGTTTTAGAGCGGGCATGGTGCCTATGGGTGTGGTTAAGAAGATGTTTGGAAAATCTGTTTTTGCAGAACAATTGAATAAGGTGCTGGAAGAGCAGTTAAACAATTTTCTGAAAGAAACGGAATGGGAAATATTGGCGAATCCTGTGATGATGGACAACGATATGGATAAGATGGATGTGGATGGTGATAAAAACTACACGTTTGATTTTGAAGTAGCCTTGAAGCCGTCTATAGAAATTCCATTGTTGAACGATAGTGATACGGTTTTTGATAATTATCAGATTGAAGTGGCTGACGATTTATTGGACGAGGAAATAAGTCGTTTGCAAAAGCAATATGGCACTAGTGAAGAGGTCGAAAATGATATAGATGAATCGGATTCCTTGGAGGTGTCATTTGTAGAATTGGATGCAGAGGGAAATGTGAAAGAAGAAGGTGTGGAGAATACAACTTGGATAGCGGTTGATATGCTAAAAGAAGAAGGTCCACGAGAAAGTGTATTGGCATTGAAAAAGGGAGATTCTATTGATATAGACATATTTGAAGCTTTTGACAGAGAAGATAATCAAATCTCATCTGTTTTGTTAGACTTGGATGTAGATGACGATGGCGATTTTATCGAAACTTCTGGTAAGTTTAGAATGACCATCAAGACGGTGAAAAGACTGAAAAAGGCTGCTATTGACAAGGAATTGTTTATGAAGGTCTTTGGATTGGAAGATGATACGGTATTGGAAAGTGAGGATGAGGAAACTGCGGTAGTGAACTCTGAAAGTCTTGTTCCAGAAATTGTAACACCTGAATTTTTTCGTGAAAAAATCAAGGAATCATTGGCTCGTCAATATGATGATCAAACAAGTTCAAGATTGTGGCTTAGGCTCCGAGAGCACATTGTCGCAACTACTCAAGTAGATTTGGCAGAAAAATCCATACGTAGCATGTGGTTTTTTAATAATAAGGATGAAAAGATTGAAGATAAAGAATCTGCCTTTGCCGATTATTTTAACGATTTGAAATGGCGAGTTATACTTGAGGATTTGGCGAAACATTTTGAAATTGAGATAGACAACAATTTAATTATTTCAGAAACGATTAAGGAAGTCAGTTCTATGTTTCGGATGTATATGGGAGGACAAGGAATACCTGATGATTTTCTCAAGCAGTTGGTAGAGTCACGTTTGCAGGATGAAGAATATGTGAGAAATATGAGCGCAAAGGTAATAGAGAAACAAGTGGCGCTTAAGCTAAGGGAAACGGTTTCTTTGAATACGATAGGGTTAAGTGTGGATGAATACAATGACTTACTTAAAAAAGACAATGAAGTAGAATCAGTGGATGAAAATTCTTCTATTGAAGAAGCAGTTGTTGAGAACAAAGAAACGGAAGATACTGTTGTTGTGGCAGAAGAAGAATCTTAG
- a CDS encoding RelA/SpoT family protein, whose translation MSMISTHVFEKIEEPEVITACKDLLQACEPLSDADRDRIERAIGVAYDAHKGMMRKAGGPYILHPIEVAQIVASEVGLGATSVICALLHDVVEDTDMTLEDLQRDFGAKVADIVDGLTKIKLYNKSWVVQKAENFKKILFALGKDVRVILIKLADRLHNMRTMDAMPHHKQELIASETLFLYTPIAHRLGLYRIKSELEDLSIKYTQREIYKEIAGKLSETKRSREKFIHEFIEPVKEKLQEGDIGEFQIYGRPKHIFSILSKMRNKGVPFEEIYDLFAIRIIIDADDKEGKALCWKAYSIVTDLYRPNPGRLRDWISNPKSNGYESLHTTVMGPGGKWVEVQIRTVIMNEIAEKGVAAHWKYKGGRADGQFDDWLQKVREYLQNPQGTAVDLLHDFRHNLYVNNIYVFTPKGDVRTLPSNATILDFAFDIHTDLGCMCIGAKIDGKLYPISYRLKSGDQIEIITSKKQKPSEDWLNTAVTSKARTKIRQVLKNEKRKIADLGKEMLERKLRGLKASISNNLIDELAHYYKFDDRLEFLYQISQKKFDLSVLKQLNIIGDKIIVNKEHKPNTINVEDLNIPSKHQLDDVDINIFEGFADQIDYNIANCCRPVAGDEVFGFITVGKGIHIHRKNCPNAEDLCTRYPYRIVKIKWSKASKNVLFLTHIRISGIDDIGLVNKLTSIISNDLKINMRAISLDAKDGLFEGNIEVYMNDNQELKLLIKKLEQVEGIHKIERLS comes from the coding sequence ATGAGCATGATTTCGACACACGTTTTTGAAAAAATTGAAGAACCAGAGGTGATTACAGCCTGCAAAGATTTACTTCAAGCCTGTGAGCCACTGAGCGATGCCGATAGAGACCGCATCGAAAGAGCCATTGGAGTAGCTTATGATGCTCATAAGGGAATGATGCGTAAAGCAGGTGGTCCATATATTTTGCATCCTATTGAAGTGGCTCAAATCGTGGCAAGTGAAGTTGGACTGGGAGCTACATCTGTTATCTGTGCGCTTCTACACGATGTAGTAGAAGATACGGACATGACATTGGAAGATCTGCAGCGAGATTTTGGTGCAAAGGTCGCAGACATTGTGGACGGACTTACCAAAATAAAACTCTACAATAAAAGTTGGGTGGTTCAAAAAGCAGAAAATTTCAAAAAGATATTGTTTGCATTGGGAAAAGATGTGCGAGTTATTTTGATAAAACTGGCAGACCGCCTTCACAATATGCGAACAATGGATGCCATGCCCCACCATAAGCAGGAATTGATTGCTTCCGAAACACTGTTTTTATATACACCAATTGCACATCGACTGGGATTGTATCGCATCAAATCAGAACTAGAAGACCTTTCTATTAAGTACACACAGCGAGAGATTTACAAAGAAATTGCAGGAAAACTCAGTGAAACAAAAAGAAGTAGGGAAAAATTTATTCACGAATTCATTGAGCCTGTCAAAGAAAAATTGCAGGAAGGAGACATTGGTGAATTCCAAATATATGGTCGTCCTAAACACATTTTTTCTATTCTCAGCAAAATGAGGAACAAGGGTGTTCCTTTTGAAGAGATTTATGATTTGTTTGCCATACGAATCATCATTGATGCAGATGACAAAGAAGGTAAAGCCCTTTGCTGGAAAGCTTATTCGATTGTCACCGACCTTTACCGCCCAAACCCTGGCAGACTCCGAGATTGGATTTCTAACCCCAAATCAAATGGTTACGAATCACTGCATACGACAGTGATGGGGCCTGGAGGAAAATGGGTTGAAGTGCAAATTCGAACGGTGATTATGAATGAAATTGCAGAAAAAGGGGTAGCCGCTCACTGGAAATACAAAGGTGGTCGAGCAGATGGACAGTTTGACGATTGGCTGCAAAAGGTACGGGAATACCTTCAAAACCCACAAGGTACTGCTGTGGATTTGCTGCATGATTTTCGACACAATCTCTACGTCAATAATATCTACGTCTTTACTCCAAAAGGGGATGTACGCACACTTCCCAGCAATGCAACTATTTTGGATTTTGCCTTCGATATTCACACCGATTTGGGATGTATGTGCATTGGGGCAAAAATTGATGGAAAATTATACCCTATTTCTTACCGCCTCAAAAGTGGCGACCAAATAGAAATCATCACCTCCAAAAAACAAAAACCCTCCGAAGATTGGCTCAACACCGCTGTGACGAGCAAGGCAAGAACCAAAATCAGGCAGGTACTGAAAAATGAAAAGCGGAAAATAGCAGATCTCGGTAAAGAAATGCTCGAACGCAAACTTCGTGGATTGAAGGCATCAATTAGCAATAACCTCATTGACGAATTGGCCCATTACTACAAATTTGACGACCGCTTGGAGTTTCTCTACCAAATTTCACAGAAAAAATTTGACCTTTCGGTGTTGAAACAACTCAACATTATAGGTGATAAAATCATTGTCAATAAGGAACACAAACCCAATACCATCAATGTTGAAGACCTAAATATTCCGAGCAAACACCAACTCGATGATGTGGATATCAACATCTTTGAAGGTTTCGCGGATCAAATAGACTACAACATTGCTAACTGCTGTCGACCTGTGGCTGGTGATGAAGTTTTTGGCTTTATTACTGTCGGCAAAGGCATTCACATTCACCGAAAAAATTGTCCAAATGCAGAGGATTTGTGCACACGCTATCCTTACCGAATTGTCAAAATAAAATGGTCAAAAGCTTCCAAAAATGTACTGTTCCTCACCCACATTCGCATCAGTGGAATCGACGACATTGGTTTGGTAAACAAGCTAACTAGCATCATTTCCAACGATTTGAAGATAAATATGCGTGCTATTTCTTTGGATGCAAAAGATGGATTGTTTGAAGGAAACATTGAAGTATATATGAACGACAACCAAGAATTGAAGCTGCTCATCAAAAAATTGGAACAAGTTGAGGGGATTCACAAAATCGAGCGATTGAGCTAA
- a CDS encoding HNH endonuclease signature motif containing protein, translating to MTRRYIRKQEKATIAQRASFRCEYCLIPDTYSMQAFVNEHINPVSKGGVTELINLAYACGGCNGHKHEQTEVEDIEIGESVPLFNPRKQKWKDHFEWSEDKVQIIGLTAVGRVTVSTLKMNRVGLVNLRKLLLTINEHPPKLSRLVRLDNQ from the coding sequence ATGACTAGACGTTATATTCGTAAACAGGAGAAAGCAACCATCGCACAACGTGCGAGTTTTAGATGTGAGTATTGTCTTATTCCTGATACCTATTCTATGCAAGCATTTGTTAATGAGCATATCAATCCTGTTAGTAAAGGAGGTGTTACTGAATTAATAAACCTTGCCTATGCCTGTGGAGGCTGCAATGGGCATAAACATGAACAAACAGAAGTTGAGGATATAGAAATAGGTGAAAGTGTTCCTCTCTTTAATCCACGAAAACAAAAATGGAAAGATCATTTTGAATGGAGTGAGGATAAAGTACAAATAATTGGTCTTACCGCAGTTGGAAGAGTAACTGTTTCTACTTTGAAAATGAATAGAGTTGGATTGGTTAATTTAAGAAAACTACTGCTCACAATTAATGAACATCCACCTAAATTAAGTAGACTTGTTCGGCTCGATAATCAGTGA
- a CDS encoding SAM-dependent methyltransferase gives MPSDLQKIKSLLQESLNNNTFVKLSLGNYKGSDAELKNIRVKRTLIKRKDKLSFTYRFKTRDVVKNYDFEGGIQLMEEQVKMDGFRHLLLCTTDFDLQLMVDKKGKWRLQKQKPTTTTLPSLAHDRPKNRKIEASNQPYLQALRITDASGKVYKAAQNKYRQINHYIEILSSLLKELPQSEQINVVDMGAGKGYLTFALYDYLNNVLKKKAKVTGVEFRKDLVDLCNDIAKKSGFDQLQFEEGTIENYENPSIDVLIALHACDTATDDAIAKGIRGDADLIVVAPCCHKQIRREMEQYKVKNELDFLTQYGIFLERQAEMVTDGIRALILEYFGYSTKVFEFISDAHTPKNVLVVGVKKPHSNVDKEAILKKIEKTKAFFGIGVHHLEKQVLNNQI, from the coding sequence ATGCCCTCTGACTTACAAAAAATTAAATCCCTTCTCCAAGAAAGTCTCAATAACAATACTTTTGTAAAGCTCTCTTTGGGCAATTACAAAGGCAGTGATGCGGAACTAAAAAACATCCGAGTGAAGCGTACACTCATCAAACGAAAAGACAAACTAAGTTTTACATACCGCTTCAAAACAAGGGATGTGGTGAAAAACTATGATTTTGAAGGAGGTATTCAACTGATGGAAGAACAAGTAAAAATGGACGGTTTTCGACATTTGTTATTATGCACCACCGATTTTGACCTGCAATTGATGGTGGATAAAAAGGGAAAATGGCGACTGCAAAAACAAAAACCCACCACTACTACCCTACCCTCTTTGGCACACGACCGCCCAAAAAACCGCAAAATCGAAGCCTCAAATCAACCTTACCTTCAAGCTCTTAGAATCACAGATGCTTCTGGAAAGGTCTATAAGGCTGCCCAAAATAAATACCGTCAAATCAATCACTATATCGAAATTCTGAGCAGCCTATTGAAGGAACTTCCTCAAAGTGAACAGATAAATGTAGTCGATATGGGAGCTGGGAAAGGATATTTGACCTTTGCCCTGTACGATTACCTAAACAACGTTTTGAAGAAAAAAGCGAAGGTGACGGGTGTTGAGTTCCGCAAAGATTTGGTGGATTTGTGCAATGACATTGCGAAAAAGTCGGGCTTTGACCAACTGCAATTTGAAGAAGGAACGATTGAAAACTATGAAAACCCTTCGATTGATGTTTTGATTGCACTTCATGCCTGTGATACGGCTACGGATGATGCGATTGCGAAAGGTATTCGTGGAGATGCCGATTTGATTGTCGTTGCGCCCTGCTGTCACAAGCAGATTCGGCGAGAAATGGAGCAATACAAAGTCAAAAATGAACTGGATTTTTTGACCCAATATGGCATTTTTTTGGAACGACAGGCGGAGATGGTGACAGACGGAATTCGTGCATTGATTTTGGAATATTTTGGGTATTCGACCAAAGTTTTTGAGTTTATTTCGGATGCACATACGCCTAAAAATGTGTTGGTCGTTGGGGTGAAAAAGCCACATTCAAACGTAGATAAAGAGGCGATTTTGAAGAAAATTGAGAAAACGAAGGCATTTTTCGGGATTGGAGTACATCATTTAGAGAAGCAAGTCCTTAACAATCAAATCTAA
- a CDS encoding C45 family peptidase: MKEEITINLDLPPEKRWLFLEKYKVEIDEMIGYYLDDLSDISFFEDLIEEYKQGFVPISYQKEIRSIAQFSQYSENQILLTNLYYDALKFVFGCTSFAVQNDDRMIHARNLDWWTKNDVLNKHTKVFHFSKNGKTVFTSISWCGFIGVLSGMRHDGYSVTLNAVLSEESPNFAQPVTFLLRDVLENEPNYQRAVQQLCTTPIASDCLLMIVGKNKGEMNVIERTPTQFEIRQAKDNYLIVTNDYKQMKGEKQTGDILQTSSCGRYNQAEALLQKSLPQNEIEAFKVLNDKKVKMNITVQQMVFDLTDNKIILL, encoded by the coding sequence ATGAAAGAGGAAATAACAATCAATTTAGACCTGCCACCTGAAAAAAGATGGTTGTTTTTGGAGAAATACAAAGTCGAAATTGATGAAATGATAGGTTATTATTTGGACGACTTGAGTGACATTAGTTTTTTTGAAGATTTAATTGAAGAATACAAACAAGGTTTTGTACCCATTTCTTACCAAAAAGAGATAAGAAGCATTGCTCAGTTTTCGCAATATTCTGAAAATCAAATCTTACTGACGAACTTATACTATGATGCCTTAAAGTTTGTCTTTGGCTGTACATCTTTTGCAGTGCAAAATGACGACAGAATGATTCACGCTAGGAATTTGGATTGGTGGACTAAGAATGATGTCCTAAACAAACACACGAAGGTATTTCACTTCAGCAAAAACGGGAAAACTGTGTTTACATCCATTAGTTGGTGCGGCTTCATTGGGGTATTATCGGGTATGCGGCATGATGGCTATTCTGTTACGTTGAATGCTGTTTTGAGTGAAGAAAGTCCAAATTTTGCACAACCTGTTACTTTTTTATTGAGGGATGTATTGGAGAATGAACCTAATTACCAACGTGCTGTTCAGCAACTATGTACAACTCCCATTGCGTCAGACTGTTTGTTGATGATTGTGGGCAAAAATAAAGGAGAAATGAATGTTATAGAAAGAACTCCTACGCAATTTGAAATTAGACAAGCGAAAGATAATTATCTGATTGTGACCAATGATTACAAACAAATGAAAGGTGAAAAGCAAACAGGTGATATATTGCAGACATCTTCTTGTGGAAGGTACAATCAAGCGGAAGCCTTACTGCAAAAATCACTTCCCCAAAATGAAATTGAAGCCTTCAAAGTATTGAACGATAAAAAGGTAAAAATGAACATCACTGTTCAACAGATGGTTTTTGACTTGACAGATAATAAAATAATTCTACTGTAA
- a CDS encoding NAD(P)/FAD-dependent oxidoreductase: MLQSYKQKYQISDSFDVICIGSGLGSLSAAALLAKEGQKVLVLERHYTAGGFTHIFKRRGYEWDVGIHYIGEMQRQNSILRQLFDYVSDGKLEWADMGEVYDRIVIGDKIYDYVKGTNNFKQKMLDYFPDEAEAISKYVDLVFEATKASRNFYLEKAMPPLVSKVSGGLLRSAYMKFAGKTTLEVMESITNNQELIKVLTGQYGDYGLPPSQSSFAMHATVVRHYFAGGNFPIGGSARIFETILPVITQAGGAVLVSAEVDEILIENNKAVGVRMKDGKEFLAKNIVSGAGIMTTYKKLLPNDVVQKHALQKQLKKVNNSVAHACLYIGFEASPEELQLPKANYWVYPVEGTHDECVERYTKDINAEFPVVYVSFPAAKDPDWSNRYPNKSTVDIITLMPYEIFEQWEGTRWKKRGADYEALKEKISQRLLETLYRLEPQLKGKVAYYELSTPITTQHFINYEKGEIYGLDHSPDRFKNKFLRPHTPIKNLYLTGQDVVSAGVGAALFSGLITASAMTKKNFLKKVMQ; encoded by the coding sequence ATGCTTCAATCCTACAAACAAAAATACCAAATCAGTGATTCCTTTGATGTTATCTGCATCGGTTCGGGCTTAGGAAGTCTGTCAGCTGCTGCATTATTGGCGAAAGAGGGGCAAAAAGTGTTGGTTTTAGAGCGACACTATACGGCGGGCGGTTTTACGCATATCTTCAAGCGCAGAGGCTACGAATGGGATGTTGGGATTCACTACATCGGTGAAATGCAGCGACAAAACAGCATCCTCAGACAGCTATTCGATTATGTCAGTGATGGCAAATTGGAGTGGGCAGATATGGGCGAAGTCTATGATCGAATCGTGATTGGTGACAAGATTTACGACTATGTGAAAGGTACGAACAACTTCAAGCAGAAGATGTTGGACTATTTTCCTGATGAGGCTGAAGCTATTAGCAAATATGTGGACTTAGTGTTTGAAGCCACCAAAGCGAGCCGCAATTTCTACTTGGAGAAAGCCATGCCGCCTTTGGTGAGCAAGGTTTCGGGAGGGTTGTTGCGATCGGCGTACATGAAATTTGCAGGGAAAACCACGCTTGAAGTGATGGAAAGCATTACTAACAATCAAGAACTCATTAAGGTTTTGACGGGGCAATATGGTGATTATGGATTGCCGCCCAGCCAAAGTAGTTTTGCGATGCACGCTACGGTGGTGCGTCATTATTTTGCAGGGGGCAACTTCCCGATTGGCGGCTCTGCACGGATTTTTGAAACGATTTTACCTGTGATTACCCAAGCAGGCGGAGCAGTATTGGTCAGTGCAGAAGTAGATGAAATCCTTATCGAAAACAACAAGGCTGTTGGTGTACGGATGAAGGATGGCAAGGAGTTTTTGGCTAAAAATATTGTGAGTGGGGCAGGAATTATGACCACCTACAAAAAACTGTTACCCAATGATGTAGTACAAAAACATGCCCTCCAAAAACAGTTGAAGAAGGTCAATAATTCGGTAGCTCATGCGTGTTTGTATATTGGTTTTGAGGCTTCTCCCGAAGAACTGCAATTGCCGAAAGCCAACTACTGGGTTTATCCCGTCGAAGGTACACACGACGAATGTGTGGAGCGATACACCAAAGACATCAACGCCGAATTTCCAGTAGTATATGTGTCGTTTCCTGCCGCAAAAGACCCTGATTGGAGCAACCGTTATCCCAACAAAAGTACGGTGGACATCATCACTTTGATGCCCTACGAAATATTTGAACAATGGGAAGGTACACGATGGAAAAAACGAGGGGCAGATTATGAGGCATTGAAGGAAAAAATCTCCCAGCGACTCTTGGAAACGCTCTACCGATTGGAGCCTCAATTGAAGGGAAAAGTTGCTTATTACGAACTTTCTACGCCGATTACCACACAGCATTTTATCAACTACGAAAAAGGGGAAATCTATGGCTTGGACCACAGCCCCGACCGCTTCAAAAACAAATTTTTGCGCCCACATACGCCCATCAAAAACTTGTACCTTACGGGGCAAGATGTGGTGTCGGCAGGGGTTGGTGCAGCTTTGTTTTCGGGATTGATTACGGCTTCTGCCATGACGAAGAAGAATTTTTTGAAGAAGGTAATGCAGTAA
- a CDS encoding SDR family oxidoreductase: MKNILVTGASKGIGFEIVKLFLQKTDCNVIAISRNIESLSNLPTTKDESARLLPIAFDLTSENYKELTIHLDKYGHIDILINNAGLLISKPFAELSTEDWRTLFEVNVLGPVKLIKHLLPYLQKAQSPHIVNIGSMGGFQGSSKFGGLSAYSASKAALANLSECLAGELSGYRIACNCLCLGAVNTEMLQQAFPTYKAPLNSPEMAQFIVDFSTTGHRFFNGQVIPVALNNPDV, translated from the coding sequence ATGAAAAACATCCTCGTTACAGGTGCAAGCAAAGGAATTGGTTTTGAAATCGTAAAATTATTCTTACAAAAAACGGACTGCAATGTAATTGCTATTTCGAGAAACATTGAAAGTCTTTCCAATTTACCGACTACTAAGGATGAAAGCGCGAGATTGTTGCCAATCGCTTTTGACCTCACTTCCGAAAACTACAAGGAACTGACCATTCATTTAGACAAATATGGACACATAGACATCCTCATCAACAATGCGGGCTTGCTTATCAGCAAACCTTTTGCAGAATTGAGTACAGAAGATTGGCGCACTTTATTTGAAGTAAATGTATTGGGTCCTGTTAAATTGATCAAACACCTTCTACCCTACCTTCAAAAGGCACAATCACCTCACATTGTGAATATTGGCAGCATGGGTGGATTTCAGGGAAGTAGTAAATTTGGAGGTTTGTCGGCCTATAGTGCGAGCAAAGCAGCTTTGGCGAATTTGTCGGAATGTTTGGCAGGAGAATTAAGTGGCTACCGCATTGCCTGCAATTGTTTGTGCTTGGGGGCAGTCAATACCGAAATGTTGCAACAAGCATTTCCAACCTACAAAGCTCCTCTGAATAGCCCTGAAATGGCACAGTTTATTGTGGATTTCAGCACAACAGGACATCGGTTTTTCAATGGACAGGTGATTCCTGTGGCATTGAACAATCCAGATGTGTAA
- a CDS encoding carotenoid biosynthesis protein has translation MKSTAFPIPPIEVSKRNIAIFTIILFHAAGLPFIACETTRSLFLLVTPFNLVLSTVLLLWNHDDWSPSFVLFCVTTFCVGFGAEVIGVQTGYLFGEYAYGTVLGWKLGGVPLVIGSNWLMCIYCCGVIANRFPFNGWVKAGIGAVLMLLLDTVIEPVAMKMGFWQWENNLIPLWNYGTWFIASFMLLCLYYRLPFQKDNPVATSLYFTLWLFFGFLNFV, from the coding sequence ATGAAATCCACTGCTTTCCCTATCCCCCCCATTGAAGTCTCAAAGAGAAACATTGCTATTTTCACCATCATTTTGTTTCATGCGGCGGGATTACCTTTCATTGCTTGCGAAACAACCCGTTCACTCTTCCTGCTCGTTACCCCCTTCAACCTAGTACTCTCCACGGTTTTGCTGTTGTGGAACCATGACGATTGGTCGCCATCTTTTGTTCTTTTTTGTGTTACTACCTTTTGTGTAGGCTTCGGAGCAGAAGTTATTGGCGTTCAGACAGGATACCTATTTGGAGAATACGCTTATGGAACAGTTTTGGGCTGGAAACTTGGGGGCGTGCCTTTGGTGATTGGCTCAAATTGGTTGATGTGCATTTATTGTTGTGGAGTGATTGCCAACCGTTTTCCCTTCAATGGGTGGGTGAAAGCAGGAATAGGTGCAGTATTAATGTTGTTATTAGATACTGTCATTGAGCCTGTTGCGATGAAAATGGGATTTTGGCAATGGGAAAATAACCTGATCCCACTTTGGAACTACGGCACTTGGTTTATTGCTTCTTTTATGCTCCTTTGTTTGTACTACCGACTGCCTTTCCAAAAAGACAATCCCGTAGCGACTTCGCTTTACTTTACCTTATGGCTATTTTTTGGCTTTTTGAATTTTGTGTGA